The Sinorhizobium alkalisoli genomic interval ACGATTACCGCCATGGCGCAGGCCCGGCAGGATTCGATCCCCATGCTGGTGATCTCCGGCGTCAACCGCCGCGATTCGCTCGGGCATGGCCGCGGCTTGCTGCACGAACTGCCCGACCAGCATGGAATGATGACGACCCTGGCGCTCTATTCGCATACGCTGCTCAATCCGGCCGACCTGCCGCTGGTCATCGACCGCGCCTTTGCCGTGCTGCTATCCGGCCGCGCCGGTCCAGTCCACATTGAGATCCCGACAGACGTGATGGCTGACACGGTCGGGAGCCAAGCGGCAAGGCCGGCCATGGCGACCCGCCCGTGCGCCGACGGAGAAACGCTGCAGAAAGCGGCCGCCTTCTGTGCCGACGCGTCCCGGCCGGTCATTCTTTGCGGCGGCGGCGCGCTGGCTGCCGAAGCGGAACTGCGTGTGTTGGCGGAACGGATCGGGGCACCCGTGGTCACGACCGTCAACGCGCGCGGCCTGTTGGCGGGTCACCCCTTGCGCGTGCCCGCGAGCCCGAGCCTCCAAACCGTGCGCGCGCTGCTCCGCGACGCGGATCTGGTGCTGGCCCTCGGCACCGAAATGGGGCAAACCGATTACGATCTCTATGCCGACGGCGGTTTCCCCGAGCTCCGAGATCTCATCCGCATCGATATCGATGCGGCACAGCTTGCGCGGGGTCCGCGCACGGCGCTCTCGATCCTCTCCGGCGCGAAGGCTGCGACGGGCGGCATAGTCGGCTTGCTCCCCGACCGAACAGCGAAGGACGACACATCGCGGGCCGAGGCGACGCGAAAGGCAGCGCTCGAGGAGTTGACATCGAAGATGCGGGCGGAGGTGGGCATCATCGACGCGATTTTTCAGGCGCTGCCGGATTGCACCATCGTGGGGGATTCGACCCAGGCGGTCTATGCCGGCAACCTCTATTGCGACGCGCCGCGGCCGCGCGCCTGGTTCAACTCGGCTACCGGCTACGGCGCGCTCGGCTATGCGCCGCCCGCAGCCGTCGGCGCAGCGATTGCTGATCCAGGGCGACCGGTCGTCTGCCTTGTCGGCGACGGCGGTTTTCAATTTTCGCTGTCTGAGATCGGATCGGCCGTCGATGCGGAGGCAAAGGTGATCTTCCTTGTGTGGAACAATGGCGGCTACCGGGAGATCGAAACCCATATGCTCGAGGCCGGCATCGTCCCGGAAGGCGTCAGGCCGACGGCTCCGGACTTCCTGCTGACGGCCAGGGCTTACGGCGTCGCGGCCGTGCGATTGGTCGACATTGAGGAACTGCCGGGCGCACTCGCGGATGCGGCCGCGCGAACGGGTCCCTCGCTGATCGAAATTCACCAGACGAGGACTGTCGGCGCTACCGCCTGAGGGAGAGCGAAAGAAGAAATCCGTGGCCGGTTTCCTGCCGCGTCGCGGCATTTCAGGGTAGGGGCTGCAACAGAAGCACAGGGTTTGACTTTTTCTGCCCGGAGTGGTGTTAAAGGCGCCGGCGTTCGAATCCGGCCACGTTCTTGCGTTAGTCTCCGGATGTCGAGGCCAATTCGTCTCGTGGGCGCCAGGCGCCGAGAGAAAGGAATCGCGTCCTCAATGGACCTCCTGGGTGGCAGCAAGAGCATGCAGGCGGGCCGGCTTCTTGCCGTGCTGTGGCTGTTCTGCGCCTCCTTCGCCGTGCAGGCGATCGCTGTCGGTCAAAGCGTAACGGGTCGGAACGGTCCCGGCGCGCAGACAGGCGATATCGCCGCTCGGGACATGGGCTCTGCCGATCGTCCGGTGGCGCGTCAGGTTTTCAGGGCTGTCGCCTTGCCCGACTTCCGCTTCACCGGCGCGCGGGCGGAGGGGAAGGCGAGCCCCGGCGGCGAGCCAGATCCGGCTCTTCCACTCGCCTTTTCCGTTCTGCCTGCGGTCGTCGGTAATCATCCGGCGCCGGTCGCGCAAACGCTAGCCGTGGTCAAGGCCTCGCGCCAGAGCGAGCGCATTCGCGGCCCGCCTGCGGCCGAGAACGTCCTCTAACGTCCGGGCTCACCGACTATCGGTTCTGCCCGGCATAATGAAATCAGGCCCGGGCCGCCCGGAAAAGGCGCGTCCAGCCGTTCATGGAATTTCCAAATGCGTACATCCAGATGGGCGATTCTCGCCTATGTCGCGATCGCTATCTTCGGCTGCCTCGCGGCGCTACCCAGCATGCTGCCGCCGGCGATGCGGCAGCAATTCACGTCCGTTCTGCCGTTCGAGCCGGTCACGCTTGGCCTCGACCTCAAGGGCGGCTCGCATCTCGTGCTCGAGGTCGACGGCGCCGGCCTGCAAAAGGCGCGGCTCAACACGCTTCTCGACGACACCCGGCGCGCATTGCGCGGCGAGCGTGTCTCCGCCTCTTCGGCCCGCATCAGCGGTAATATGGTAACGGTGAGCATCCCTGATCCGGCGGATCGGGAAAGGGTGCTGCCGAAGCTGCAGGAATTGGCGACGCCGGTCAGTGTCATCGGCTTCGGCGGCTCGGCGCCAGAGGTCGAGGTGACCACGGCCGGCGACGTCGTCACGCTGTCGCTCACCGAAGCCGGCCTTGCCGATCGCATGACCAAGGCGGTCGAGCAGAGCCTGGAGATCATCCGGAACCGCGTCGACCAGGTCGGCGTCGCCGAGCCGCTGATCCAACGGATCGGCTCAAACCGCATTCTCGTGCAGCTTCCGGGCCTTCAGGATCCGACGCGCCTTCGTGAACTTCTCGGTTCCACAGCTCAAATGAGCTTCCATATGCTCGACCAGACCGTGGATGTGACGCAGCCGCCGCCGCGCGGCGTCGAGATCCTTCCCGGCGCAAATGACGGCAACCGCTATCCGATCGAAAGCCGCGTCGCGATTTCCGGTGAACGTCTTGCCGATGCCAAAGTCGGCTTCGACCAGCGTACAAACCAGCCGGTCGTGGATTTCAGCTTCGATTCACTTGGCGCTCGCCAGTTCGCGGAGATCACCCGGGAAAATGTCGGCCGGCCTTTTGCGGTCGTGCTCGACGGCAAGGTTCTGACGGCGCCCGTCATCAACGAGCCGATCCTTGGCGGTCGTGGTCAGATCAGCGGTAACTTCACGGCCGAGGAGGCAACTGTCCTTTCGGCGCTCTTGCGTTCCGGTGCCCTGCCGGCGCCGCTGACGATCATCGAAGAGCGCTCCGTCGGACCCAATCTCGGCAGCGACTCGATCCGTATGGGCCTCTATACCGGTCTCGTCGGCTTCGCTCTCGTCATCGCCCTGATGGTCGTCCTCTACGGTGCCTGGGGCATGATCGCCAATGTCGGCCTGCTGCTGCACACGATCATGACGATCGGCGTTCTCGCGCTCATCGGCTCGACGCTGACCCTGCCCGGCATCGCCGGCATTATTC includes:
- a CDS encoding 5-guanidino-2-oxopentanoate decarboxylase — encoded protein: MSVAMKTVGEALVGLLEANGVEVVFGIPGVHTVELYRGLAASKIRHVTPRHEQGAGFMADGYARVSGKPGVALVITGPGLTNTITAMAQARQDSIPMLVISGVNRRDSLGHGRGLLHELPDQHGMMTTLALYSHTLLNPADLPLVIDRAFAVLLSGRAGPVHIEIPTDVMADTVGSQAARPAMATRPCADGETLQKAAAFCADASRPVILCGGGALAAEAELRVLAERIGAPVVTTVNARGLLAGHPLRVPASPSLQTVRALLRDADLVLALGTEMGQTDYDLYADGGFPELRDLIRIDIDAAQLARGPRTALSILSGAKAATGGIVGLLPDRTAKDDTSRAEATRKAALEELTSKMRAEVGIIDAIFQALPDCTIVGDSTQAVYAGNLYCDAPRPRAWFNSATGYGALGYAPPAAVGAAIADPGRPVVCLVGDGGFQFSLSEIGSAVDAEAKVIFLVWNNGGYREIETHMLEAGIVPEGVRPTAPDFLLTARAYGVAAVRLVDIEELPGALADAAARTGPSLIEIHQTRTVGATA
- the secD gene encoding protein translocase subunit SecD; the protein is MRTSRWAILAYVAIAIFGCLAALPSMLPPAMRQQFTSVLPFEPVTLGLDLKGGSHLVLEVDGAGLQKARLNTLLDDTRRALRGERVSASSARISGNMVTVSIPDPADRERVLPKLQELATPVSVIGFGGSAPEVEVTTAGDVVTLSLTEAGLADRMTKAVEQSLEIIRNRVDQVGVAEPLIQRIGSNRILVQLPGLQDPTRLRELLGSTAQMSFHMLDQTVDVTQPPPRGVEILPGANDGNRYPIESRVAISGERLADAKVGFDQRTNQPVVDFSFDSLGARQFAEITRENVGRPFAVVLDGKVLTAPVINEPILGGRGQISGNFTAEEATVLSALLRSGALPAPLTIIEERSVGPNLGSDSIRMGLYTGLVGFALVIALMVVLYGAWGMIANVGLLLHTIMTIGVLALIGSTLTLPGIAGIILGIGMAVDANILINARIREETENGAGAMKALDLGFNKAYATIIDANITTLTGTILLFWLGSGPVRGFAVTMMLGIAISMFTSVTIVRLLMREVVIRRKMKKLEIPSLFGRVPKLPTISFMKRRFQAIGLSAFLSISSVILFFTPGLNYGIDFIGGIQVEAVSKEKVDLSRLRSSLSSLELGEVALQDFGNGQSVLIRVQRQPGGENEQTAALNRIKDAVTNAVPDATLERTEVVGPTISTELARSGSLAVGLAMLAILLYIWFRFEWHFAVGAIAVLLLDITKTIGFFALTGVDFNLTAIAALLTMIGYSVNDKVVVYDRMRENLRKFKSMPFSELIDMSINQVIARCIFTSVATALSLVPMAIWGGEVVRSFAWPMIFGVIIATSSSIYIGGPILLFLSRWWKDREVRRSGAQEAGTPTA